A segment of the Bos taurus isolate L1 Dominette 01449 registration number 42190680 breed Hereford chromosome 19, ARS-UCD2.0, whole genome shotgun sequence genome:
TCTCCCGGGACCACAGTGGGTCTGGAGCCCAGACTggctgtgcatgcatgtgcatcctcagtcacttcagtcgtgtctgactttttgtgaccccatggactgtagtctgccaagctcctctgtccacaggattctctaggcaagaatactggaatgcattgccattccctcctccaggagatcttcctgacccagggatccaacctgtgtctcctgtgtctcctgcactgcaggcagattctttactcactgagccacctgggaagtccccagtcTGGTTGACCACCTCCCAAAGGGTCTTAAGGTTCCCCGACAGGAGAGAGTCACCTTGTAAAAGGCAGACCCTGCCCAGATGGTGGACCCAGGCCCTCTGGGCATCCTGCATCCTCAGAAACACCTGCTTGACACAGCAGGCCTCAGGAGCCTTCTTCAGATTAGCCTCAAAGTCTCAGGGCTTTATATTTCTACATACTCAGCTTTCTAAAATCCCTGTCATTACCACCCGAGTTCCCCAGAAACCCATAGAGGCCAGTACAGGCTTTGAATTAAGTGGACCTGAGTTCCAACCCTACGTCTGCCATagactggctgtgtgaccttgggaaagttattcAACCTTTCAGTGCCTTGGTGGCCATAACAAAAACAGGCATCAGACAGTGAGTATCTGAGAAGCACCTGACATCCAGGAGCTCCCAGAAGGCGGAAggttcctctcccctccctgttacaaatgaggaaatgcaAGCTTCTCATTGTTAGATGACCCATCAGAATATTCTTCGGTCCTCCGTCCTGTGCCAACTCATTGCTTCGCCTCCCTCTCTGGTTCCTGCAGCCAGCATGGCACCTGCAGCAGCCAGACAGGAAACAGCTGGTGGCATTCTGGTTTTATTTCCCCCACTCAGTCTTACATTCCCTGAAGACAGGGGCTTTGTCAAATATATCTCTGAATATCTTTCCTGGCAGAGGGCAGCGCTGGCCAACTGCCTGAAAAGTTGTTTCAGAGACACGTTGTCTGCTGGCTTTAAATGAGAAGGAATATGTAGCAGAAATTGTATCCAGTGAGGCCACCCCAGCTCCAAATCTCATGGGAAAAGCTggcatcattttattttccttcgtGCAGCCAGCTGCCCATGGAGGGACAGGTGACCCTTAGGTGGGCACACACCCAAGACACCAGTGAATGTCCAGAGCCATGCCTAAGGCAGGAaggagcaaaagagaaaaaagttcaTGCActcatgcaataaatatttactgagaggcCCCGCTGAGGACTCAGCTGTGCATTGAGCAGACACCACCCCTGCTGCCACAGGTCTCCCAGGTCAGGCTCCCCTCTGAGGTCTCAGAATGCAGAGCAGCTCATCGAGAACCTCAAGATCATCTTGTCCAATCAGAATCTTCCATGTAAAATGGGGAGATTGAGACCCAGAGGGGGACAGGGACTCAGAGTCCTCAGTGAAAAGGTGAGTATGCCCCATGCCTGCTCTGAGAAGGCCAGCCTGAACCCAGGACACTCCCAGAGCCCTAATCCCTAGTCCCAAAGCTGCCCTCTCAGCAgcagagggaggcctgctgcctGCTTCCTGGATTGGCTGGAAACTTAGCCCAACCTCCATCCAGGGACAGGCAGGAGGTGGCTGTCTATGCCGGGAGACAATTTAAGGACTCAGCCTGGCATGCACTCTCCCTGGGAGTGGGCATCTCACTCCAGGGTCAGGCAGGGGACAGAACTTGGCAAGTTGCAAGGGCCTCTCCGATAGCCCATCCCTGAATCCCAGCAGAGCAGGCCAGCAGAGCAGGCAGGGATGCTCCAAGAAGAGAGAAGCAGCCTTCTTCCCACTAGCTCAGGGTCTGGTCTCTAGAGGAGGCTCACTGGATGAGGGAGGGCTGAGCCCCATTCTGCCCTGCACTTTTGCAGACGTGGTTATTTTTACAAACAAAGAAGACTCTTCTGTGGCTGTTTAGGCCTGAAACCTCTCAAAAGAGACCTGGATATCAGTGATGTAAGAGCAGTAACCCAGCTACCAGCGTCAACAGTGGGGTGGGAGAGTGTCCCAAAGGAGCCTGGCTGAGCCCCAGGATGTCAGAGACTTGGCACCTGGTGCTCTGGGCTTGAACCGCAGCGTGAGAGACCAAGGTTCCTTGTGAGGACAATCTTTCTGACCATATTGGCTGTGTGATACTTGAACAGTTTGCCCCTAGAAGTCAAGAAATGAGTTTCAGACCAGCACACCCTCTAAGGAAGGTGTCGCCGGCTTCCGTCACACCCCTCCACACCTCCCGGCATCAAGCGAAAAGCAAGGGTGTGGAATCGGAGAGACAGTCCCAGACCCAGTTTCACTATTCCCTAGCTTGTGGCTTCATGCATGTGATTTagcttccctgggcctcagtttcctcttctgaaaaCTGCTGCTCAAGTCTGGCCTCAATTTCAAAAGCTTTTGGGAGAGGAAATGAGACACCATCCATTGAATGCCCTGTccagagcctggcagggtgcagtgttagttgctcagttgtgtccgactctttgccactgcctggactgtagcccgtcagactcctctgtccatggaattcaccaggcaagaatactggagtgggtagccattcccttctccaggggatcttcctgacccagggatccaacccgggtttccttcattgcaagcagattctttaccatgggagTGTACAGACACTAATAAAAtccctttcctccctctcccccctccccctccaccagCCCCAGGGAAATCTGGCCTTGAAGTGTGCATTCGGGAGACACATTCTAGATTAAATCCCTCTTAGAAAGAATGGATGCCACCTTCTTTCCAGCTAGGGTTGCTGGAAGAGGAGTTTCACCCAGTGAGACCCACAGGGTGCCTCTCAGAACACCTAGCCCTCCCCACAAATGATCTGATTCTCAGGAGAACAGCAGCGCCTCCTATGTGATCTTCCCAGCAGGACAAAGAGACCGGttctccctctcccttctccctctcccctcaaTCCTCTCCTGAGCCCAGTCCAACCAGGGCCCAGAGTTCTCTACTTCCTCATTCCTTGACCTCTATCAGGGgctatgggcttctctggtagctcagctggtaaagaattcatctgcagtgcaggagatcccagtttgattcctgggtcaggaagatcccctggagaagggataggctacccactccagtattcttgggcttccctggtggctcagatggtaaagaatctgctgcaatgtgggagacctgagtttgatccctgggttgggaagatcccctggagaaggagatggcaacccagtctagcattcttgcctggagaatccccatggacagggaagcctggcgggttacagtccatggggttgcaaagagtcaaacacaactgagtgactaaggacaAGCACATCAGGGGCTATGGATTCCAGAGGAACAGCCCCAGAGCGGAGGCAGCAAATCAGGTGTGTGTGGATGCCACTGCTCTAATGAGCCCTTAGGTAGAAACTGGGGACAGGGGAGCAGGATTTGGATGAAGAAGGGCAGTAAGGGCTGGAGTTGCTTTGGACTTGGAATTAGAGgaatcagggagggcttcctggagctGGTGTCTTTCCCTCTTGGCGCTTTCAGTGCCTTGTAGGGAGATGGCATCTTTGGGGGGATGGGGGCCAGGTTTGCAGGGGGACAGAGATGGGAAGTGGCTCAGCCACTCTAGACGTCAGGTGTGCCCGGCTGGAAAAGAGGGGAAATTAGGGAGCATGTGGTGAGAGCTGGAAGCAAGGGGGAAGGTCCTGGCAATTGGCTGTGAAGAACCAGGGCCTGGGATCCCAGAATAAGCCGTGAACTTGGAGTCATACAGGTGTGGGGCCCAGCCCTGCTACTTACCGTCCAGCTGTGAGGCCACTGGACTAATCATCAGCCTGACTACCTCATTTGTAAGTTTCCCATCTTAGCCCTAAGTTCCCTCATCTCTAAGATGGCATAATAAAGCCTGACCACCAGCAGTTGTATTAAATGAGACCCGTGAGTGGGTGTGCCTAGCCCAGTGCCAACCATACAGTGGTGAACCAGAGCCGTCTACGCAGTCAGTCATCCAGTAAGTGATTAATCAATGTCTCGATGTGTTTACTTTGTGTTAAGTACACCACACCACTCTAAGGAACCCTGTTTCCTGCTTCCATGATCACTAAATGGGGTCAGCCAGACAACAAGTCATCCGATCAGCCTGGCTTGTCCGAGGCGACCCAGACACCCCAAAGAGTGACTGTGCAGGAAGAGGTCAAAGTCAGGGAGAGATGGCAGCAGGTGGGCCTTGGCCTTTCTCAGAGGCCACCAACAAGAAAAACTGGACATACTACTGAGggatattttcaaaaggaaaagcaaGTCTTTATTGCATGGACATGGTACAGACCATGAACTTGTTACACAATACAGCTGTTTCTTGCACCTCCCTGCTCTATCAGAGGCAGGAAAGCTGGAGGGAGCAGGGGAGAGCACGGGAAGCACCCAACTAAGAAACGAAGGACCCCTTGGACCAGACCCTCTGAAAGCAGAGCCTGGAATTTGCTTTTCCGGTCCCTCTGGCCAGCTTTCTGCTCagcctggggagggcaggggtggcAGGGGCATCTCCCCTGCACTGGGCTGTTAgatttctctctttctggaaGAAACCACCTTCCCGTCCACAGACTCCTCAACGTTGATGCGGACCTTGCCGCCACCGCCACCTCCCAGGGAGGCTGTAGAAAGAAGGGGCAAGTTTGAGAGTGGGAGACGCTCCCTGTACTCCCTCCCAAGGGGGCCAGGGCCTCGGCTGAGCTCTGAGAAGACTGAACAGCACCCCTGAGAATGGCCATCAGCCAATCCTTCCAGAGCTGCCAGGACGACTGGTGCTGAATTACTCATCAAAGAGATGGGCGGGAGTAGTGGCAGGTATGCCCTGCAGTGAGCAAGAATGTCAGATCTTTTAAGCTGCTCATAAACAGGAAGTAATCGTGGGCATCTATCCATAagtacggggcttcccaggtggcactagtggtaaagaacccgcctgccagtgcaggagacataaaagacatgggtttgattcctgggtcatgaagatcccttggaggagggcatgggaacccactccagtattcttgcctgtggacATGaaaagcctggctggctacagtccatagggttccaaagagtcatacacgactgacatgacatagcatgctgctgctgctgctaagtcgcttcagtcgtgtccgactctgtgcgaccccatggactgcagcccaccaggctcccccgtccctgggattctccaggcaagaacactggagtgggttgccatttccttctccaatgcatgaaagtgaaaagtgaaagtgaagtcgctcagtcatgtccgactcctagcgaccccatggactgcagcccaccaggctcctccatccatgggattttccaggcaagagcactggagtggggcgccattgccttctccacgcaTGCATCCAAAAGTACATGAAGGTGGGGCCTAGGCAGGAGCTATGCCCCGGATAAAGTTTGCTCATCCTGGAAGGTTCTCCATAAATCTTCAACCCCAACCCTACCAGGGACTGACAGAGGTCCCACTGGACGATGAAGTACCTAATGGAATGGGCATCCAAGTAGGGTGGATGCTtggtctctttctccttcctccccattccAAGGGTATTTGTGACTTCAACAGTTTCTCTCCTCCCTCAACTCAGGAAGAGTTAAGCCTCTTACCTTCTCTGGTACCAATGCCAGCCATCCTGCAAGAGAAAGGGAAGCAGATGTAAGCAAAGGACAGAAGCTTAGGTCTGCCTACAGGGAGACAGCTAAGCAGTCTTCTCCACCCCTACCCCCATATCTGACTTCTCTAAAGGCTGGGACATCCTGCAAGCCCTCCAGACCTGCCACCCCCAAACAGATAGATTCTAATCTTTAATAACATCCATCTGTTTCCTGTAGGAAATGGAACCAGCATCAAATCCAAGACTACTAGCCCAATTCTATCATTTACAGAAGGCACACAGGACCAGAAAGGTGACATGACCTGCCCAAGTTAATAGCCGATGACCAGAACAGAGTCCAGAACCTCTGACTCCATGTTCTGCTCTCTTTTCACTGTACACAGGGCTATGCCCTTGAGATGACTCTCTGCCCTAACCCCTTACTCCCCCTCTgcaccccagcccctgcctggaGTCCTGGCCCTCCAGCAGGCTGCGGTAGGTGGCAATCTCCTGTTCCAGCCTCGTCTTGATGTCCAGCAGCATCTTGTACTCCTGGTTCTGGCACTCCATCTCACTACGGAGCTCACTCAGCTGGGCCTCAATGCTGCTGATGAGACCCTGGATCTGCTGCAGCTGCGCAGCATAGCGGCACTCTGTCTCTGCCAGCGTGCTCTCCAGCCCGGCTTTCTAGTGAGGCAGCAGACCAGAGACACCACATCAGGCTAGTCAGGAAGCCATAGTGGAACCTCCCCCAGAGGGAGCTTGGGAACTCCAATGCTTAAAGCAGCCATGAAGCATGGCAGAGGTGAGGAGGGGGAGGCttggcaggaggaagaggggcatATCAGGGAGTCAGACCATGCTGAGCTGGGACTGCAGCTCAATCTCCAGCCCCTGTATCGTGCGTCTCAGGTCTGTGATCTCCGTCTTGCTGGTCTGGATCATCTCTGTGTTGGAGGCCACCTCCTTATtcagctcctctgtctacaggtcACACATAAGAGAAGTGAGCTCCATGGGCCTCCCAGGGCCTCAGGAAGCTGGGGAGAGGCCCACCAGTCAGACCCACCTTGCTAAAGAACCAGGCCTCGGCATCCCGGCGGTTCTTCTCCGCCATGGCCTCGTACTGCTCCCTCATTTCTGACAGCACGCGGGTCAGGTCCACGGCTGGTGCTGCATCCATCTCCACATTGACCTGGCCAGCCAGCTGGTTGCTGAACTCCTTCATCTCCTtcagggtggggagggtgggcatTCAGAGACAGAGGGCGGAAGCCAGAGCTAAGTCTGGGGTCCCACGTGCCAATCCTGGCTCCATCACTAATCACTGACACACCACGTGACCTCAGTTCTGCCCCGTACCCACCCTGGCCTGTTTCCCATGCCACATGAAGAGGTTTGATGGCACAGGCCTCTCAGCTCTGAGGGTCTCTCCTCCTCTCTAGTCTCTGGTCCTGCCAAGGGAGGACCTCAGACAGTAGGGCCCTTCTATGAGCTCATGAAACAGATCAAGACAGCAGTGCCCACCGGCCACCTGGCCTGGCGATGCATCAGAGAAGATAAGGAGTCTGGGTCACCAGTGATCCTTCCCTCCATGGGGACCTCTGTGTTGGCGGGTGCATATTTGAACCACTCAGCCCTTCAGCCAACTAAGAAGAGTCCCCAATGGCCCCACCCTGCCTCCCaccagccccagcccctgcctgaTCCTCACCTCCTCGTGGTTCTTCTTCAGGTAGGCCAGCTCCTCATTCAGGCTCTCGATCTGCATCTCCAGGTCAGTCTTGGTCAGGGTCAGCTCATCCAGCACCCTGCGCAGGCCGTTGATGTCGGCCTCCACGCTTTGGCGCAGGGCCATTTCGTTCTCATGcctggaaaggaagaggaaacccAAGTGAGAAGGGTTGAGCGGTCTGGACCACTTGAGCTGGGGGACAATGCGGAAGGAGCGTACTTGAGTCTGAAGTCGTCTGCAGCCAGCCTGGCATTGTCAATCTCCAGAATGACCTGGGAATTTTTGATGGCAGCCGCCAGGAtctgcaggatacaggaagctggTGTCAAGAgggcccctccctcttccctgttGCTCTCCCTGCCCTGCACCTCACATTGGACCCCTTACTGACCATCTCCCCTCTGATACCAGCAACAGTAGGCGGTAGGGTCCCCAGGCAGAATCCAGCCATCCCATGCCACCCTCCTGGTCTCTGGGACAGGAAAGACCAAGGAGCCAGGGTGGCAGGGAATGCCCTGTGGGAACTGCCTGGCCAGGAGCAGGGTGACTTCTAGGGGTGCTCCACCAGCCTCTCCTGTGGACAACTCATGGTCGCTGGCCTCCTGCACACTTTAACACAGCCATGCATCTATAGAACATTCCAGTCAGCGGGAACCTGGAGGGCAGCTGCGGAAACTGGTGCAAGTGAGTGAAGGGTGAGTGAGGAGCTGGCAGAGTCTATGCCCAGTCCCAGGTCTCCTAAGGCTTTTGCCACCCAAGACATTCAGAGGGTGAGGCAGGCCATCCTGGCGTTCAGGACTCCTAGGACCAGAGTTTCATCTCTGCACCCTTATTCTTGCAAAAGAAGCAAAGGAGCACTCTAGACAGAGCCCCACAGGTGGGAGCACTGCTCCCATCTCGGCCCCTACTGGTCCAGACCAGATTCGCAGGATCCCCAGCACTGCCAGGCTGAGCAAAGTGTGCCCCCACCCGCATCTGGAACGCATACCCCCCACTTGCCAAGGTTACACATCATTGCCTGGGCAGAAAAGGATTCCCCCTGGGGCAGCTGGTACCAGCTACCTGCTCCCCTCTCCCTAACCCCAGAGTCTTTACCTTGTCCCGGAGCTCATCGATGGTCTTGAAGTAGGGGCTGTAGTCACGCTCCGGGCTGGTCGGGCTCTGTCTCTGGTACCAGTCTCGGATCTTCACCTCCAGGTCGGCGTTGGCCTCCTCCAGGGCGCGCACCTTCTCCAGGTAGGAGGCCAGGCGGTCGTTGAGATTCTGCATGGTGATCTTCTCATTGCCAGAGAGGAGGCCGCCATCTCCGCCGCCAAAGTCACCGAAGCCACTGCCAAAACCCCCACCAAAGCCCCCTCCAAAGCCACCCCCATAACCACTACCGGCCCCTCCACCAAAGCCACCCCCATAGCCCCCTGCTGACCCCGAGGAGACAAACCTGGCAGAAGAAGCTGAGATAGTGCGGCTCCCACCGCCCCCATAGAGACTCCCCCCACCAAAGCCTCCTCCCCCAGCCAGAAGGGAACCCCCTCGAGTAGAGCCACCCCCAAAAGTGGAGGAAGAAGTCTGCAAAAACGTGGTGGCCATGGCCAAGCAGCAGTGCTGAGCTCTCAGCAGCACGAGAGAAGCTGGCAGGAGGCGCGGGCTGGACTGAAACCTGAGGGCTGCGCCTGTCACCCCCAGCCCCGGGGCTCCTTatatacccctcccaggggggtgTGGGATTGCGTCTCCTCCCCCAAAGGGAAGCCAACTCCTTCTGCGTTCCTGACAAACACAGCTGCCTGCACACCTCACCGTGGCTGGTgtggggtttttcttttcttccttttttttttttttaaatgcaacaaAGGAGATGATTCAGAATGAATGGTGTTTTGCCCCAGGCCATGATTTTAACACTTGGATTACAGGTTCATCTCTACACTCCAGGAGAAAACACGGAATGTAGGAACCTTGCATCACGTCTGCCAGGCCTCCGCCTGCCCTGTTAGTGGCTCAGGCCAACTCCTCCCTCGCCTGTCTTCTGGTGCTTCCAGCCGGGGACACTCGCCCCCAGGCAGTGGCTCCTGGCTCGCAGTTTGGGAGTTCACTTCGCAGGGCTGCTCCATGTGGTCCTTTCACAGATCTGTGtctaagcctgccaggctctggggATTGGTGGGCAAGGTGCATGGAAGAAGCCAGGGGCCGTGGGCATAAACTGAGGATAGGGGAGGGAGCCTGAGTCTGGTACCAGTTGAGGTGACCAGAGGGGCCAGCATCTGTCACTTCCCTGACCCTACAAATGGACTCTTCTCCtccacccttctcctcctctcctcccccatccACAGACCCCTCCTACTTCTCCAGCTCCCCCCGGCCCCCTGTCCCTCTGCAGTGGCATTCCCACAAAAGCCAGCCAGCTCAGGGCTGACAAGGGGCTGATTGATAATCCCACCACCTGCCAACTACATGTCACTGAACCTTTACTTGCTCCTGGGACGAGTTGGGGCAAACCTCTGTAGATAAGATGGGAGCAAGTTCCAGAAAGCCCCTGCCTTCGCCAGCGAGAGGCATGTCACTGCACAGCGGGCCCAGATTAACCCTGTTTGTCCTATGAAGTGCcgcggggctggggaggggctcgACCCAGAGGGCTGTACGTGCCTGAGCACTGCTGGGAGGGcggggatggggaagcctggcaggcagaCTGGAAGGCCCCTCCGAGATCTAGAAGGTCAAAGCACCACCTCAAAGAGCAGGCTGCTGAAGCCGGAGAGGGGAGTCCAGCACTCAGGAGAGCCCTCTGGTCTGCCACCAGCTCGGGGGCCTAGTGTGT
Coding sequences within it:
- the KRT15 gene encoding keratin 15, translating into MATTFLQTSSSTFGGGSTRGGSLLAGGGGFGGGSLYGGGGSRTISASSARFVSSGSAGGYGGGFGGGAGSGYGGGFGGGFGGGFGSGFGDFGGGDGGLLSGNEKITMQNLNDRLASYLEKVRALEEANADLEVKIRDWYQRQSPTSPERDYSPYFKTIDELRDKILAAAIKNSQVILEIDNARLAADDFRLKHENEMALRQSVEADINGLRRVLDELTLTKTDLEMQIESLNEELAYLKKNHEEEMKEFSNQLAGQVNVEMDAAPAVDLTRVLSEMREQYEAMAEKNRRDAEAWFFSKTEELNKEVASNTEMIQTSKTEITDLRRTIQGLEIELQSQLSMKAGLESTLAETECRYAAQLQQIQGLISSIEAQLSELRSEMECQNQEYKMLLDIKTRLEQEIATYRSLLEGQDSRMAGIGTREASLGGGGGGKVRINVEESVDGKVVSSRKREI
- the KRT15 gene encoding keratin 15 isoform X1, which gives rise to MATTFLQTSSSTFGGGSTRGGSLLAGGGGFGGGSLYGGGGSRTISASSARFVSSGSAGGYGGGFGGGAGSGYGGGFGGGFGGGFGSGFGDFGGGDGGLLSGNEKITMQNLNDRLASYLEKVRALEEANADLEVKIRDWYQRQSPTSPERDYSPYFKTIDELRDKILAAAIKNSQVILEIDNARLAADDFRLKHENEMALRQSVEADINGLRRVLDELTLTKTDLEMQIESLNEELAYLKKNHEEEMKEFSNQLAGQVNVEMDAAPAVDLTRVLSEMREQYEAMAEKNRRDAEAWFFSKTEELNKEVASNTEMIQTSKTEITDLRRTIQGLEIELQSQLSMDGWHWYQRSLPGRWRWRQGPHQR